A window from Telopea speciosissima isolate NSW1024214 ecotype Mountain lineage chromosome 8, Tspe_v1, whole genome shotgun sequence encodes these proteins:
- the LOC122672579 gene encoding uncharacterized protein LOC122672579, whose translation MASEETMNILQLHSSTLKLGDEDEIEDCNDEDDHHRHSSHSHYLSRLSLCATSGKPPTFTPNLYDDDDNDDDDGFGVGVDITDMGLDMARLSIEGEGEGEGEGSSEEDADVELSDGKEGRNKGVPIPIGMSDSEDKETCCYSLPATPPRVRRRRARPCGYGSGNLLAMGLKEKTTSSTYCCSSPSSSSSSWTRRRLAGSAMRDRDRDRDKAWDEKNNHPHKYGNIKAEEEEEDGGSECVVITRPKGGARSLCMDLEEVKACRDLGFELDHERMMMVDNPTPGRISISVPAASTIDFDTSSGGNSPIANWRISSPGDDPRDVKARLKVWAQAVALASTSGHGP comes from the exons ATGgcttcagaagagaccatgaaCATCCTCCAGCTCCACTCGTCTACGCTCAAACTGGGAGATGAAGACGAAATCGAAGATTGTAATGACGAGGACGATCATCACCGTCACTCCTCCCACTCCCACTACTTGTCCAGGCTATCCCTGTGTGCCACCAGCGGCAAACCTCCCACTTTCACTCCCAACTTGtacgatgatgatgataatgatgacgATGATGGTTTTGGTGTTGGTGTTGACATCACTGACATGGGGTTGGACATGGCGAGATTGTCGATCGAAGGCGAAGGCGAAGGCGAAGGAGAAGGCTCCTCCGAGGAGGACGCCGATGTAGAACTCTCGGACGGCAAAGAAGGACGGAATAAAGGAGTTCCAATTCCCATCGGGATGTCGGACTCCGAAGACAAGGAAACGTGCTGTTACTCTTTGCCAGCCACCCCGCCCAGGGTTAGAAGGAGGAGGGCTCGTCCATGTGGGTATGGCTCTGGGAATCTTTTGGCGATGGGTTTGAAAGA GAAGACGACTAGTTCTACTTACTgttgttcttctccttcttcttcctcttcttcctggACGAGGAGGAGATTGGCAGGGTCGGCGatgagagacagagacagagacagagacaaaGCATGGGATGAGAAGAACAACCACCCCCACAAGTACGGCAACATCAAGGccgaggaagaggaggaggatggGGGGAGCGAGTGCGTGGTGATAACGAGGCCCAAGGGTGGGGCGAGATCCTTGTGTATGGACTTGGAGGAAGTGAAGGCCTGTCGGGATCTTGGGTTTGAGCTGGACCACGagaggatgatgatggtggaCAACCCCACCCCTGGTCGGATCTCCATATCCGTGCCTGCCGCCTCCACTATCGACTTCGACACTAGCAGCGGTGGCAACTCCCCTATCGCTAATTGGAGAATCTCCAGTCCCG GAGATGACCCACGGGATGTTAAGGCTCGGCTCAAGGTATGGGCACAGGCGGTGGCGCTAGCGTCTACATCTGGTCACGGTccctaa